From the Mycobacterium sp. 155 genome, the window CGCCTGGATCGGCTGGGCCGGCATTCCGGACAGCGACGAGGAACCGATCGTCCAGGACGATCTGCGACTGCACCCGGTGCAGCTGTCGGCCACCGACGTGGCCGACTACTACGAGGGGTTCTCGAACGCCACGTTGTGGCCGCTGTACCACGATCTGATCGTCAAACCCGAGTACCACCGGGAGTGGTGGGACAGCTACGTCGAGGTGAACCAGCGCTTCGCCGAGGCGACAGCTCGGGCCGCCGCGTCCGGCGCCACGGTGTGGATCCAGGACTACCAGCTGCAGCTGGTACCGAAGATGCTCCGGATACTGCGACCGGACCTCACCATCGGCTTCTTCTTGCACATCCCGTTCCCACCGGTCGAACTGTTCATGCAGATGCCCTGGCGGACCGAGATCATCGAAGGCCTGCTCGGTGCCGACCTCGTCGGCTTCCACCTGCCCGGGGGCGCTCAGAACTTCCTGGTGCTGGCACGTCGCCTCATCGGGACGAACACCTCACGCCACAACATTGGCGTGCGGTCGCGTTTCGGTGAGGTGCAGTACGGCTCTCGCATAGTCAAGGTAGGCGCCTTCCCTATCTCCATCGATTCGGCGGAACTCGACGCCAAGGCCCGCGATCGCACCATCCGGCAGCGGGCCCGGCAGATCCGTGCTGAGCTCGGCAACCCCCGCAAGATCCTGCTCGGGGTGGACCGGCTCGACTACACCAAGGGCATCGACGTCCGGTTGGAAGCGTTCTCCGAGCTGCTCGACGAGCACCGCGTCAAGCGTGACGACACCGTGCTAGTGCAACTGGCCACCCCGAGCCGCGAGCGCGTCGAAAGCTACATCGCGATGCGTGAGGACATCGAACGGCAGGTCGGTCACATAAACGGCGAGTACGGGGAGGTCGGCCACCCGGTCGTGCATTACCTGCACCGGCCCGTGCCGCGTGATGAACTCATCGCGTTCTTCGTCGCCGCCGATGTGATGCTCGTCACCCCGCTGCGCGACGGTATGAATCTGGTGGCCAAGGAATACGTGGCCTGCCGCAGCGACCTGGGCGGCGCCTTGGTGCTGAGTGAATTCACCGGGGCGGCGGCCGAATTACGACAGGCCTACCTCATCAACCCTCATCATCTCGAGGGTGTCAAAGACGCTATCGAGGCTGCGTTGATGCAGACGCCCGAGGAGGGTAGGCGCCGGATGCGGGCGTTGCGCCGCCAGGTGCTGGCCCACGACGTCGACCGCTGGGCACGCGCGTTCCTCGATGCCCTGGCCACGACCGGCACGGCGCACCAGGAGTAGGTCGGCCCGCTGACGGCTCCTCGCGCGCCCGATTAGAAGGTGAACATGCGCACGGGCGCCAGCGCTTCATCACATTTTGACCAAGATGGCAATAGGGTCTTAGGCCATGACGACGTTTCTGGACGGATATCTCAAATCGCCGTTGTCCGGCATCGCTCCTTGGGTGTTGATGTCGGTCCTATCGTCGCCGGGCCGGTTCGAGCAAGCCGTCTGCTTCGCCTTGGGGCTGGCATTGTTCACGATGTGGCTCGGACGTCGGCGCGGCATTGCGATCCATGCCCTCGATGTCTTCGGCGCGGCCTTCTTCGCGGTTCTGGCGGCCGTGGGACTGGTCGCCTCCGCGCAGGTCATCGGGTGGATGGAACTCTGGGCTGGCGAACTCACGAACATCGCCTTGGCGCTCTTCGTCGTCACGACGATTGTGATCCGCCGCCCCTTCACCCTGCCGTATGCGAAAGAACAAGCGCCCGAGGAATATTGGAATACGCCGCTGTTCATCAGGATCAACTACGTCATCTCGGCGGTATGGGCCGGCGCCTTCACGTTCGCAGCGGTGGTCGGGTTGATCGGTGACGCCGTCCTGCACGACGCGAACAATTTCTGGACCGGTTGGGTACTGCAGCTCGCCGGGATCTTCTTCGCGATCTCGTTCACCGGGTTCTATCCCGACTTCGCCGGCGCCAGGGACGCCGCCCGCCGCGGCGAGCCTGAACCGGCGCCGTCACTGGTGAAGCTGTTCGACTGGTTGCCGATGTTCATCCTGATCGCCGGCATCTTCGGCTGGGTCACCGACGCGCTGCCCGATACGCTCGGAATCGGCATGATCGCGGTCGGCATCGTCGGGAGCGCCGTCGTCAAGAAGCTGTCCCCCACGGCCGAAGAACAGTCCCGGTGATTGCTGCCCGGTAGCGTCGGCGCGGCGGGCTACCGCGAAATTCAAGTAACGATGCAGGTCATCGGCACCGATCTCGATGACGGTCGGACTGACTTGTCCCCGAAAGAC encodes:
- a CDS encoding trehalose-6-phosphate synthase, which codes for MSPEGSLTAASGESDFVVVANRLPIDLERLPDGTTRWKRSPGGLVTALEPLLRKRRGAWIGWAGIPDSDEEPIVQDDLRLHPVQLSATDVADYYEGFSNATLWPLYHDLIVKPEYHREWWDSYVEVNQRFAEATARAAASGATVWIQDYQLQLVPKMLRILRPDLTIGFFLHIPFPPVELFMQMPWRTEIIEGLLGADLVGFHLPGGAQNFLVLARRLIGTNTSRHNIGVRSRFGEVQYGSRIVKVGAFPISIDSAELDAKARDRTIRQRARQIRAELGNPRKILLGVDRLDYTKGIDVRLEAFSELLDEHRVKRDDTVLVQLATPSRERVESYIAMREDIERQVGHINGEYGEVGHPVVHYLHRPVPRDELIAFFVAADVMLVTPLRDGMNLVAKEYVACRSDLGGALVLSEFTGAAAELRQAYLINPHHLEGVKDAIEAALMQTPEEGRRRMRALRRQVLAHDVDRWARAFLDALATTGTAHQE